The stretch of DNA GACGAAGATCAGGAGGAAGGTTGCTACCGCTTCATAGTTGAACAAGATGACTCTCTCCTTACCCCGTCAGGCTGGGCAGGCGACTGAACAACCGCGTGGTGTAACCGGTCATCAGCCGGACCATCCACGGAGCGGTGATGGCCAGCGTCAGGAAGACGGCTATAATCTTGGGCACGAAGGTCAGGGATTGCTCCTGCACCTGGGTGGTGGCCTGGAGGATGCTGATTACCAGCCCCACCAGCAGCGACACGGCCAGGGTGGGCAGGGACAGGATC from Desulfofundulus luciae encodes:
- the fliQ gene encoding flagellar biosynthesis protein FliQ codes for the protein MTDTLVTQIAREALMMILILSLPTLAVSLLVGLVISILQATTQVQEQSLTFVPKIIAVFLTLAITAPWMVRLMTGYTTRLFSRLPSLTG